The following coding sequences are from one Anguilla anguilla isolate fAngAng1 chromosome 12, fAngAng1.pri, whole genome shotgun sequence window:
- the sst1.2 gene encoding somatostatin-2, which yields MQPLRVHSALALLGLVLTLCSLSAASQPDLRYRRVLQRARAAAAAMGAQDWSKRAVEDILSQLAPPEGEGMEGQVSTADESEDVRAELQRSVDNQQGRERKAGCKNFYWKGPTSC from the exons ATGCAGCCCCTGCGAGTCCACAGCGCCCTGGCCCTCCTGGGCCTGGTCCTCACCCTGTGCAGCCTGAGCGCCGCCTCACAGCCCGACCTGCGCTACCGGAGAGTCCTCCAGAGAGccagagccgccgccgccgccatggGCGCACAG gactggagtaaGCGTGCGGTGGAGGACATCCTGTCCCAGCTGGCTCCCCCAGAGGGCGAGGGCATGGAAGGCCAGGTGTCCACAGCGGACGAGAGCGAGGACGTTCGCGCGGAGCTCCAGCGCTCCGTTGACAACCAGCAGGGGCGCGAACGCAAGGCCGGCTGCAAGAACTTCTACTGGAAAGGCcccacttcctgctga